AGATTTACAGAAGTGTTCCAAATAACAAGTTCATATTTTCAACACCACTCAAGTGTGTGTGCCCTCCCCAAAGCCCAAACACGTGTTTTGATTATAACCAGATACCGTGATTTGCCTGCTGAATAAAAATTCCTGCCCTCCTCAAAACCATATAACCAGAAATCTCCTCACGTAATCAACCCAAATCTTTATTtcatgagaaaaacattttgcataCCTCCTGAACTCCTCTTTTGTACCAATCTCCAGAGGAGTTATactgtttctgcttctctggCTGAGGTCTCTGATGCTTTAGTGTGGGTCTTTTAGAAGGATCTATGTACCATGGTACTGAGGAAATGTACTGAGGAATATGAGGGTTGATATCTCTGTAAAAGATGTTGTGCAATGAATACATGGCATGGGGAAAAACACACAACAACCTAGTCTAACTAACAACCTTCACATTGAAGTTCAAGTGCTTTATGAGTGATAATAAATAAGGAAGTTGGTACAATGcactgcaaaataaattctCAATTTGATAAACACAGACTTTGAGATTTTGTTGCCATCTAATTCACCTAAACTCCTGACTCCAAATCAAATGGCTTATTCTGTGTAATGTTACTGAGCAAAAAACATAGCAACATTTCTCAGAAGCGACAAGCCCTGtaaaagcaagagagagaggCAACAGATGAGGTACAGAGTAAAAGACCCCCGTACTatgttttgctcagttttaaaATACCACTTGTAATTAGCTTAACAGATTGGACTTTTTAGCAGATCTCTCAATAGTTGACAGAAGGTAAACATTGACTCTacatttttctagaaaatatcTGATGACTGGAACGTTAAAAGACAAAGTTCAACTACTTACTTCTACAGCAATTCACACTGAAATCGTGCATTACCCTGACAGTTTTTCTGTAACCACAacaagaaaagacatttttactCAGCAGCTTTAGAATAACCACAGATTTAGTAAAACTTACTTTCCTTCTTCATCCACTTCAGCAGGTGCATTTCCaagttttctctgttcttctaactctttctttttcctccagtcTTCCCTCGTCATCTTCTTTGGTTCCTCCAGGCTCACATCATTTGCCCCTCCTGCAGGAGGGGTGTTCGCTACCGCACCTGAGGCCATTTTGGCTTTTTCccttagcagaaaaaaattagaagacaaaaaaaaaagctttacagATCAATACCCTCTAACATCACAGCTCTTCAACGTGATTTTGTGTCACTCAGTGAAATGAGTTAACTCCGTATTATGCATTCCTGACATACCTCTGTCCTGAAAAATAAGGCCCACTACcgaaaaaaacaaaattacctTATTGTTAACGTAGGACCTGGGCCTGCGCGTACCCCGGAAGAGACGAGAGAAAGACCGCAGGGAAGCAGCGCCAGGCTCGGGCCCAAGCCCAGACCCGAGCGGGGGACGCCAGCACTTGCTTGAAGCCTGCAGTAGCCACCCTCTCGGATCCTGAGTCGCGGTCCCGGTCCCGATCCCGTTCCCGAATCCTGCCCCGTTCCCGCACCCCTATTTACCTGCCGGCCCGCAGCACCGCTCCACAATGCCCCGCAGCTCCGCTCACTTCCGGGGCGGAGCcgcttccccctgccccccctgcccccccccgccccgccccgccccgccccggagCTCGCGTGTCGAGGTGCGCGAGCGGCGCGGGCAGCTAATCGGCTGCCGCGCGTGAGTCGAAGCGGCCAATGGGCGGCTCGAGGGCCGTTTAAAAGCCGGAGACGTTGGTATTTGGTGTGTTCTGAGGTGTTTGAGAGTGGTTTGGATTCAGTGGgtcttgctctttcttttcctgtcgCTTTCTGAGGTGAGCTGAGGGTTCGGGGAGAGGGCTGGTCTGGGACTGTAAATCTtgctttgggtttgtgtttCAGGTTGTACAAAGAAAGGGATTTTCGCCTAGAGGAGGGTAACAAACctggggaagggtttggagcacaagtctgatgaggagtggCTAGGGTGAGGGGGCTTagcctgaagaagaggaggctcaggagaggCCTTATAGCTCTCTATAGCCACCTGAAAGAAGGTTGCAGCCACGTGGAGATTGCTAGTTGCCTGGGAGAAAACACCAACAGGACAAGAAAAAATGGCTTCAAGCTGTGCCGGGGAAAACTTAGGTTTGGCATTAGGAAGAATTCCTGATAGAAGGGTTGATTAGACACTAAaacgggctgcccagggaggtggtggagtcactgtccctggaggtgtttaagggaAGACTGGGTATGGTACTCAGTGCCATGGTGTGGTTGGCATGGTGGTGTTTAGGTTGGAGTCAGTTacttagagatcttttccagcctcactgGCTGTGATTCTGAGTTTTCCTGTAGACCTCTTTAATGAGGAATTGCTTGCCCACCTGTGTAATGGCAGCAATGAGTATAAGGCAGGAGCACTAGTAGTGCCTTCAAACCTGAGGGTCTTTAGCTGAACTACCGTGTAATGGTGGGAAGTAGGGGTTTGTTCCCCTTGTGTAGAGACCAATATGTGATAGCTGTTTTTAATGGGGCTTGCTTAAAAAGTGTGTTGTGGTGAGACAAGTGAcagaaattttttccttttttctgtatGGACTCTACAGGGTAGTCTCATCAATCTGAAGATGGCAACTCTGATCTTCGTTGATCAGGAGAATGGTGAACTTGGTGCTCCCAAAAGTCAGCTGAAGCTTCCTTCAGGATCTTGTGTGTATTTGCTGCCCTAAGCCAGTAAGGGATCAAGTGAAGGGCCTAAATCACATTTTGTTATTCACTGCTTTTAATGATAATGAATTTCTATTCATAAAACCACTTACCCAACCAATTCTTCCAAGCTCACCAATTAGTATAAAATTGAAGATAACTCTGTGCTTTTGTCATAAGTGGGGCTTATGGGTTATAAAGAAGTGATTTTATTTAGGCAAGCTTTAGGGTTGCtgaggtttgcttttttttccttcccccccgCCCCATTCTAGCAAAAGCCTTAATTGAAAGAACACAAGTTAATACTCCACTTCCTAAAAAAGCGATCAGTACTTCTCCAGTCGCATCTCGCTCTGTCAGAAAGGCTCTTGGAAATGTGAATAAAACTGAAGGAGTCACAAGCAAGATGGAcaagataaaacagaaaaatcagccTTGCACTGTGAACAAAGTGAGTACAGCACACTtatgctggggaggaggggaaatcCATAATTTACATGCTGTTGTGGCTTAACTCTGACATAATTAAGCACCACACAActgctccctctctccctccttgaTGGGATTGGGGGAGAAAATTGGAAGGGTGAATGTGAGAAAAATCGTAGGCTGAGAGTAAGGCagtttaattattaaaaatctcaaagaaaaacaaaaccagttccTTGCAACCAGTTGATTAATGCCTTGCCAGTCCCAGAGCAGTGTTAGCCCTGCTTTCCCACCAGTTTTCCTTGCTGAGCATGTCATGCAGTATGGGATATCCCTCTGGGTAGCCAGGGTCAGCTGTGCTAGCTGTgcatccccagcctcctcactggtggggttgAGAGGCAGAGAAGGCCTGGACTGTATAAACACTGCTTGGCAGTAGCTGAAAGAGCTGCGTGTATCAATGCTGTTTTCATCACGAATCTGAAGAATTGctaggaggaaaaataaattctcccATAGCTAAAAGCAGGGCACCTACATAGATGGTTCTAGAGAAAATAGTCTGGGTTAATGTCTTATTAACATGTTAAGAGTCATCTGTTCTAGTGCAGCCATCTCTTGCTGCCATATATAATACTGCACTACATAAACTCAGCTGAAACATTTGCCAATCTCCATCTTATTTGTGTTGAAGGTATTAGAATTTAGGCCTGACTGAGAAGTATGACAGGTATGCTTGTCTGTAGACCTGAATAGCACAGGAAAGCCACTACAAACATTCTACAGTAGCTCAAATAATGTGACTTCTTCTTTTTATGACTAAGAGTGAATTAGAAAGCTGCCATGCAGTGGCTGAAGAAGATTGgccagaaatagaaaatatgtttccttTGGATCCTCAAGGTAAGTGCTATTGatgtaattattaaaattaacaaTAAGTCTTTTGTGAGTGTTGGCATTGTTGTAAGAATTTGTTCGAGCTACTGTAGCACACAAGCCAGCATTGCATTTCTCCTGAGTCCTTCCTGAAACATAAGGGTGCTTGCTGCTTCTGGAATACTTAAACAAGAATGAGATGGTATTTCTAACAGTAATGGCTGTGCCTTAGATGTGTTATTCTGAGTCTCTTATTGTGGTGACGGGAAACAAGTTCCAAATAACTGTGTATTAGCTTCTTTAGTTCATTAAAGTGACTAGTAGACAAGTATTCAAAGGAATATAGAAGAGTGTGTGCCAAGATAATTTGTAACTGAAGAGACTCCTACTGCTGTAGGATATCATAGTTGAAGGTTAAACTTCCAAAGCTGTTTTTAGGCCAGCCCATTGTAGATATTCTCTCAGTCCTTCAAAGTGTGTCCTTAAagctttcttcttctgtgtgAAAACTACTGTGCCAAACACTTCAGTGTTGATGAAAGACATGCTTTGCTTGCTGAAGTTACTAACTGCTTTACATTATCAGTTCTATTAGGCAGTCTAGTGTTTTCATCAGGGTTCGTGTATGGGATTTCATGGGCAACTAAAAGGTGTAACTGCAAATAAATACCCCATGAGAGGAGACTGTTCTGTTGTTTTAGATTGGTTCCCATTTCATTTAGTCTAGAAGAGTTTGCAGCTTCCCAGGCTACTGCACACTTACAGTCTTTCTCAAACAGACTTTGAGAGTTTTGATCTTCCTGAAGAACACAAACTAAGCAATATCAACCTGTGTGGTGTTCCCCTCATGGTATTTGAAAGGACATATGGCAGATGTGTGAACATGGTTCCTTCACCTGTGAAGATTGAAAAGATTTCATGGGAATCCAGTAAGTGGAAACTTTGCATGATTTTCAGTACATACAGTGCTCATCAGTGGTTTGGGCAAAAAGCCACTTGGCTATAGCAGTGAATTGCTGTTGCTGTCTAAACTACCAGAGCAGTGCACCAGTATCAAAGAGCTTCTGCTGTGTAATCAAGCTCAGTGTACCTGGCCAACCCTGCTAGATCAGGCAGTGGTCTCAGAGTGGTGTTGCTGACTTACGGCTTAATCTAGCTGCAACCAAGCATCACACAACTGCTTACTTTCTCCCCAGATATGGGATGGGGAAGcagtcagaggagaaaaagtgaaagaacTCATGCTTTGAAGTAAAAGCAGTTTTGATAACTAAAGTAAAAgccatgcatttaaaaaaaaaacaaaacaaaaaattcattCAGTTCCCATCAGCAGGCATCTGCACAACAGCAGGGCTTGATTGCATGCATGCTTGGGAAGACAAGTGCCATAACTCCAAATGTCCCTcattccttcttcccccagctttatcTGCTGAGTGTGGTACCATATGGTCTGGGATATCCCCTGGGCCCCTTGGGGTCAGCTGTTCTGGCTGTGCCCCCTTCCAGATCCTTGATCACTCCTAGCCTTCTCACtggtgggatgaggagcagaaaaggccttgaccattgctgagcagtgctcacacaACTAAACCATCCCAGAATTATCAACACTGCTTCCAGCAcgaatccaaaacacagcccataCCAgtgactgtgaagaaaattaactctacccgATGAAAAGCAGTACACTGAGTAATCTTTTGTGGTGCTTTGCAAACTGATCAGTTAAGTTGCATTGGCTTATACTATGAAGCAATATTTACCTTGCTTATTCAAGAGGTTTATGCTGGGCAACTGTTAGCTAGCTTAGGTTAGTGTGTATTCTGAGTTTGAGAaactgatttggtttttttctaacttcCAGACTTGCTACAATCAACTGCTGACTTCCTTGCTACCCTGGATGAGATCATTGACATGCCACCTCCAAATTATGATGTTTAATGTGTGTTCTGAAGTTTCTTTTGAGTTCAAATTTCATGTAGTTCTCTTTCAATAAAGGCTAGTTTAATCTGTATACTGTTGTACTTGTCCTTTTTCAGTGAGCCCAAGATGTAGGTAGTAAAATAGAGCTTTGAGAAGGAGGTTATCTGACAAGCAGGTAAAGCAGAGCCTGGATAAGCTTCTAAACAAGGCTGTAATACAGTTGTTACCCATATCCAGGACTTGGTACCTGCTGATTGGAGTGTGTGTGGTTGTGATAGGTTGAGATCCTTCTGACCTCGCTGCCTAGCTTGACCCATTAAACATGCAAGGGTTTGAACCAATTTGTATATCTAGTGTAAAGTAAGCACTAGAGCTGGTATTCTTCTGGTGTTTTTCCTTTGAACTTGTTTGCTCTTCACAGTGGCTAAGGTGGTGTGTGTTGGGTTCTTAGGCAGCTGTAGactaattttacagaaaaatgcatGTAACTAAGGCACTGAAACTGGTTGCGCAGTGTCATCACGTGGCCTCTTGGTAAGCAGACACAGGTAAAAACACATTGGTATGTGAGGCCCCAGAGAACAGCGGTATGAGACACAATATGGGTATGACATTAAATTAACATAAATTTAGATAGTAACTTTTCGTATGTACAAACAGACCTCACTGGGAGAGATACTAGTATTTCACATGTCTTATGGAAGTTTATCAGAATGAAAATAGATCTTTTTTGTTA
Above is a window of Corvus moneduloides isolate bCorMon1 chromosome 15, bCorMon1.pri, whole genome shotgun sequence DNA encoding:
- the PTTG1 gene encoding securin, producing the protein MATLIFVDQENGELGAPKSQLKLPSGSSKALIERTQVNTPLPKKAISTSPVASRSVRKALGNVNKTEGVTSKMDKIKQKNQPCTVNKSELESCHAVAEEDWPEIENMFPLDPQDFESFDLPEEHKLSNINLCGVPLMVFERTYGRCVNMVPSPVKIEKISWESNLLQSTADFLATLDEIIDMPPPNYDV